The Funiculus sociatus GB2-C1 genomic interval CAGCTCAAGCCGAGGATACCTCGCACCCACTCCAGCGCTAACCCCGCATTTTGCATGGCTGCAAGGGTGTACCACTGGTTAGGTACGGCGGCTCGATAGAGATGTGTACGACCATGAGGATCGATAATGGGTTGGGAACGAGGTGTAATGATTTGAGCGCCTGTGCCGATGGTTAGTTGAACTAATCCAGGCTCTAGTAGTCCGTTACCAAGCGCCGCCGCTGCCGTATCCGCCGCACCAGCGATAACTCTTAAGCCAACTCTTAAGCCAAGATGCTCGGAAGCAACAGTTGTTAGATAACCTGCGATCGCACTAGAGGGGATAATTTTCGGTAACCAATCACAACGTAGATTCAAGGCTGAGATTGCATCCCAAGCCCAGTCGTCCGACACAACATCGTAAAGTAAAGTACCACTAGCATCAGAGGGTTCGGTTGCAACTTCTCCAGTCAGCCGTAACCGTAGCCAATCTTTTGGCTGGAGTGCCCAACGCGCTTCGGTGTAAACAGTAGGCTCGTGTTCTCGTAGCCACAACAAAGTTGGCCCCGCCATTCCAGCCGTAATCGGGTTGCCCAAGCGCTCTAGAATAGCGGCATCGAGCGAATGATAAGTGTTAAGCGTGGCACTAGAGCGAGTATCTGCCCAGAGGATAGCAGGACGCAGGGGCTGACCCGACTCCGAAGCTAGGACAACACCGTGCATTTGCCCTGAAAGTGCGATCGCCTGTACTTGATTGGCATGATTTCCCACTGCCTTCCTAACAGCCTCGCCAACACCTGACCACCAATCCCCTGGCTCCGACTCAGCCCATCCAGGTTGGGGTGCATGAACAGGATAGGAGCTTGATGCTTCACCTATAGTGGTTCCGTCTGTCGCTAGGAGCAATGCTTTAGCAGAGCCTGTTCCTAAATCTATGCCAAGCAGCATCAGGCTAATCCTCACATACTTAAAAGTAAAGAATCCAAAATTAGATTTGTTGCTTAATAAACCAACAAATCGCTATTTAAGTTGATAATGCCTTACTGTGCCTGAGAGAATCGCACCAGTGTTTTTTTAGCACCAAACTCATGCAAACTGCTCAACTTGTCTGCAACAGTCTCGACAAAACGTGGCGACTGTCCTAAATCTCCAAAAATTTCAAAGATGCTGAGGAAGGGTGTGGGATCTGT includes:
- a CDS encoding FGGY family carbohydrate kinase; the encoded protein is MLLGIDLGTGSAKALLLATDGTTIGEASSSYPVHAPQPGWAESEPGDWWSGVGEAVRKAVGNHANQVQAIALSGQMHGVVLASESGQPLRPAILWADTRSSATLNTYHSLDAAILERLGNPITAGMAGPTLLWLREHEPTVYTEARWALQPKDWLRLRLTGEVATEPSDASGTLLYDVVSDDWAWDAISALNLRCDWLPKIIPSSAIAGYLTTVASEHLGLRVGLRVIAGAADTAAAALGNGLLEPGLVQLTIGTGAQIITPRSQPIIDPHGRTHLYRAAVPNQWYTLAAMQNAGLALEWVRGILGLS